A genomic segment from Streptosporangium roseum DSM 43021 encodes:
- a CDS encoding DUF4394 domain-containing protein, translating into MRRTLTVALVVLSAGAGTVVPALAESRLRLNVIGLTSDQRLVSFDSHSADHTRDLGKISGLQEDTRIVGIDYRVQNRKLYGIGDLGGVYTLNGAAWARKVSQLTVALSGSHFGVDFNPAANRLRVISDTGQNLRHNIDDPVGTPAAGTTAADATLTNPAIPPAPGATALGVSGAGYTNNDLSAVTSTTLFDVDTTANRVSVQSPANAGTLAPTGSLGVAATGGAGFDVYSSLRNEVTVSNVAFATLRVGGSYKFYLIDLLTGAATFQNAFPANRQVVDIAIPLFRK; encoded by the coding sequence ATGCGGAGAACACTCACCGTCGCCCTGGTGGTGCTGAGCGCGGGAGCGGGCACCGTCGTGCCCGCGCTGGCCGAGAGCCGCCTCCGCCTCAACGTCATCGGGCTGACCAGCGACCAGCGCCTGGTGAGCTTCGACAGCCACTCCGCCGACCACACCCGCGACCTCGGCAAGATCTCCGGACTCCAGGAGGACACCAGGATCGTCGGCATCGACTACCGCGTGCAGAACCGCAAGCTGTACGGCATCGGCGACCTGGGCGGTGTCTACACGCTCAACGGGGCCGCCTGGGCGCGCAAGGTCTCCCAGCTGACCGTGGCGCTGAGCGGCAGCCATTTCGGCGTCGACTTCAACCCCGCCGCCAACCGGCTGCGCGTGATCAGCGACACCGGGCAGAACCTGCGGCACAACATCGACGACCCGGTCGGCACCCCCGCCGCGGGGACGACCGCGGCCGACGCCACGCTGACCAATCCGGCCATCCCGCCGGCTCCGGGCGCCACCGCGCTCGGCGTCTCGGGCGCCGGATACACCAACAACGACCTCAGCGCGGTGACCTCCACGACGCTCTTCGACGTCGACACCACCGCCAACCGGGTGAGCGTCCAGTCTCCCGCCAACGCGGGCACCCTGGCTCCGACCGGCAGCCTCGGCGTGGCCGCGACCGGTGGAGCGGGATTCGACGTCTACAGCTCGCTTCGGAACGAGGTCACCGTCTCCAACGTCGCCTTCGCCACGCTGCGGGTCGGCGGCTCCTACAAGTTCTATCTGATCGACCTGCTCACCGGCGCCGCCACCTTCCAGAACGCGTTCCCCGCCAATCGTCAGGTCGTCGACATCGCCATCCCGCTCTTCCGGAAGTGA
- a CDS encoding GNAT family N-acetyltransferase: MIVPAAPPPVPLADGLVLRQSCPADLDQIGALLAERGEPADALDHRLVVTDPEAGWPACAVVVDGDRVVSTATLLDEELRLADVRLPAGQVELVATDREYEGRGLVRALMRWAHERSTARGHVLQIMIGIPYFYRLFGYEYAVDIPPAPVVRTPPAGDGTPALRAALPSDIPAMTALQDMAQSRFDVAVPHPATRRRWLLAHEASTTWVVERGDRVVATGRTTPPDDDEVLLAEAAALDQEAALDLLRGVAALVPGGQVRVVERAGTVAAAAWSDLLPAERRTEAEQYYLRVPDVTALLDRLRPVLWHRLVAAGIDRAGRDIVISTFGAHYRIPVHADGLGAVTAGGAMQRPGVVDGAGVAPDYLPALLFGPHGIDGLSRIRPDVYPGPDSRLFHALFPPLTADVLSYYLPY; this comes from the coding sequence GTGATCGTGCCTGCCGCTCCCCCGCCGGTCCCGCTGGCTGACGGTCTCGTCCTGAGACAGTCGTGTCCGGCGGACCTCGACCAGATCGGCGCGCTTCTCGCCGAACGCGGGGAGCCCGCCGACGCCCTCGACCACCGGCTGGTCGTGACGGACCCCGAGGCCGGGTGGCCGGCCTGTGCCGTGGTGGTCGACGGCGACCGGGTCGTCTCCACCGCGACGCTCCTCGACGAGGAGCTGCGGCTGGCCGACGTACGGCTCCCCGCCGGCCAGGTCGAGCTGGTGGCCACGGACCGGGAGTACGAAGGCCGCGGGCTCGTGCGGGCGCTGATGCGGTGGGCGCACGAGCGCTCCACCGCCCGGGGTCACGTTCTGCAGATAATGATCGGGATCCCGTACTTCTACCGGCTGTTCGGCTACGAGTACGCCGTCGACATACCGCCCGCGCCGGTCGTGCGCACCCCACCGGCCGGGGACGGGACACCCGCGCTACGGGCCGCCCTGCCTTCGGACATCCCGGCGATGACGGCGCTGCAGGACATGGCGCAGAGCCGGTTCGACGTGGCCGTGCCGCATCCGGCGACGCGCCGGCGATGGCTGCTGGCCCACGAGGCGAGCACGACCTGGGTGGTGGAGCGCGGCGACCGCGTCGTCGCCACAGGGCGCACCACGCCGCCGGACGACGACGAGGTGCTCCTGGCCGAGGCCGCCGCGCTCGATCAGGAGGCGGCGCTGGATCTGCTCCGTGGCGTGGCCGCGCTCGTCCCCGGCGGGCAGGTACGGGTCGTCGAGCGGGCGGGCACGGTGGCCGCGGCGGCCTGGAGCGACCTCCTTCCCGCCGAGCGACGGACGGAGGCGGAGCAGTACTACCTCCGTGTCCCGGACGTGACGGCGCTGCTGGACCGGCTGCGGCCGGTGCTGTGGCACCGCCTTGTCGCGGCCGGGATCGACCGCGCCGGCCGCGACATCGTCATCTCCACTTTCGGCGCCCACTACCGGATACCGGTCCATGCCGACGGCCTGGGCGCGGTCACCGCCGGCGGCGCGATGCAGAGGCCCGGAGTCGTGGACGGCGCCGGGGTGGCACCTGACTACCTGCCGGCGCTGCTGTTCGGCCCACACGGGATCGACGGGCTGTCCCGGATCCGGCCCGATGTCTACCCCGGCCCCGACAGCCGGCTGTTCCACGCGCTGTTCCCGCCGCTCACCGCCGACGTTCTCAGCTACTACCTGCCGTACTGA
- a CDS encoding ACT domain-containing protein codes for MFAVEQLPHAASPGDDWVVLVRGPEGLTVVRAVRPLESGERWIGFYSGATAHDLDVPGMLAAIVTPLAQAAIPVFVASTFHADLVLVPQQTEQQAVIALEEAGHHVESGDGEAGEPFWSQH; via the coding sequence GTGTTCGCCGTCGAGCAACTGCCGCATGCGGCGTCACCCGGGGACGACTGGGTCGTGCTTGTCCGCGGGCCGGAAGGGCTGACCGTTGTCCGTGCGGTCCGGCCTCTGGAGTCAGGGGAACGGTGGATCGGTTTCTACAGTGGCGCCACCGCCCATGACCTGGACGTCCCCGGAATGCTGGCGGCGATCGTCACACCGCTGGCACAGGCGGCGATACCGGTGTTCGTCGCCTCCACCTTCCACGCCGACCTGGTTCTGGTTCCCCAGCAGACAGAGCAGCAGGCCGTCATCGCCCTGGAGGAGGCGGGACACCACGTGGAAAGCGGGGACGGCGAGGCCGGTGAACCTTTCTGGTCACAGCATTAG